One region of Ananas comosus cultivar F153 linkage group 9, ASM154086v1, whole genome shotgun sequence genomic DNA includes:
- the LOC109715471 gene encoding CCR4-NOT transcription complex subunit 3-like isoform X3 — MGASRKLQGEIDRVLKKVQEGVEVFDSIWNKVYDTDNANQKEKFEADLKKEIKKLQRYRDQIKTWIQSSEIKDKKDPKEKAKSETRDWLNNVVGDLESQIDYFEAEVEGFSVKKGKSRPPRLTHLEASIARHKAHILKLEMILRLLDNDELTPDEVNDVKEFLEDYVERNQVDFDQFNDVDELYSSLPLEKVEALEDLVSLGPSSLVKVALSSTASQSTTQDQSEEASSQDTNADPVPRTPPSKSGALGSSVSVTSPRIGSGTIAGPNASVTANASPRSSVGSSAVAAVGSSSVSSSSSSVRDVDNMAPSHRPSPAIRETRKGSGVTQEISSQTSLSASVSLGAASGPSGNGALGSVPLTANLPKRNVLGADERMRSSDVPQMSGSALSDRVLLQHASRSNDGTCSSNSNSLGDGGVIGGRVSSPSVGSGVHWGPQSAPSLQNQNETGQFRGRPEIAPDQREKFLQRLQQVQLPSQNSLPSMSQFSSVTQKQLPMQQQNSLLQQISSISPQPTPVLQEIFHHTSLSTGPKVGDAGRTKIQEQQQHSLSDDLNAEPATHSGLNRTTTEDELKASSLSTGSSSMAEVNQFPRDLDVSPRQILQPSQQSTSLGVIGRRSVPDLGTIGDNVSASVRNSGATHDLIHNYQMLQAAYYKLPQPRDSERLKNYAPRNPAVTPTSFPQAQAPIVANPAFWERFSIDSLNPDLLFFAFYYQQNTYQQYLAARELKRQSWRYHKKFNTWFQRHEEPEVTTDEYERGSYMIFDIHAGWCQKITNDFTFEYNFLEDELAV, encoded by the exons ATGGGAGCGAGTCGTAAGCTTCAGGGCGAGATCGATCGGGTCCTGAAGAAGGTCCAGGAGGGTGTCGAGGTCTTCGATAGCATCTGGAACAAG GTTTATGATACGGATAATGCGAATCAGAAGGAGAAATTTGAGGCGGATctgaagaaggagatcaagaagcTGCAGCGGTACCGTGATCAAATCAAGACGTGGATACAGTCGAGCGAAATAAAGGATAAAAAG GATCCAAAAGAGAAGGCGAAGTCAGAGACAAGGGATTGGTTGAACAATGTG GTTGGAGATTTGGAAAGTCAAATTGATTATTTTGAAGCTGAAGTTGAAGGGTTTTCTGTTAAAAAGGGAAAATCAAGGCCACCTCGACTG ACACATTTGGAAGCATCCATTGCTAGGCATAAGGCTCATATATTGAAGTTGGAGATGATTTTGAGACTCTTGGATAACGACGAGTTGACTCCTGATGAGGTCAATGATGTTAAAGAATTCCTAGAGGATTATGTTGAACGTAATCAG GTGGATTTTGATCAATTCAATGACGTCGATGAGTTGTATAGTTCATTACCATTGGAAAAGGTTGAAGCACTCGAAGACCTGGTTTCACTTGGTCCTTCCAGTCTTGTAAAG GTTGCTTTGTCATCAACCGCTTCACAAAGTACCACACAGGACCAAAGTGAGGAAGCATCTTCTCAGGACACCAATGCTGATCCAGTACCAAGAACACCACCCTCGAAAAGTGGCGCCCTGGGATCTTCGGTTTCTGTCACTTCTCCTAGAATTGGCTCGGGGACAATTGCCGGTCCTAATGCTTCTGTTACTGCCAATGCTTCTCCACGTTCATCTGTTGGTAGTTCAGCAGTAGCTGCTGTTGGATCTTCATCTGTCAGTAGTTCATCGAGTTCAGTGAGGGATGTTGATAATATGGCTCCTAGCCATCGCCCATCTCCTGCTATACGTGAAACTAGAAAGGGAAGTGGTGTTACTCAGGAGATATCTAGTCAAACATCCCTAAGTGCTTCTGTTAGTTTAGGTGCAGCAAGTGGACCCTCAGGAAATGGAGCACTTGGATCAGTTCCTCTAACTGCCAACTTGCCGAAAAGAAATGTTCTAGGTGCTGATGAGAGAATGAGGAGCAGTGATGTTCCTCAGATGTCAGGTTCAGCTCTAAGCGACAGAGTTCTATTGCAGCACGCCTCAAGATCTAATGACGGGACCTGTTCAAGCAATTCCAATAGCCTAGGTGATGGTGGCGTTATTGGAGGGAGAGTCTCGTCACCTTCGGTTGGTAGCGGAGTTCATTGGGGACCTCAATCTGCACCTTCTTTACAGAACCAAAATGAAACA GGTCAATTTCGTGGAAGGCCTGAGATTGCTCCTGACCAAAGGGAGAAGTTTTTGCAACGGCTACAGCAAGTACAGCTGCCAAGTCAAAATAGTCTTCCAAGCATGTCTCAGTTTTCTAGTGTGACTCAAAAGCAGTTGCCCATGCAGCAGCAAAACTCACTCTTACAACAG ATATCATCTATCTCGCCTCAACCAACACCAGTTCTTCAAGAGATCTTCCATCATACTTCACTTTCAACCGGACCAAAAGTTGGAG ATGCTGGGCGTACAAAAATACAAGAGCAACAGCAACACAGTTTGAGTGATGATCTGAATGCAGAACCTGCTACCCATTCTGGACTGAATAGGACAACCACCGAAGATGAACTCAAGGCATCATCCTTG AGTACAGGGTCTTCATCTATGGCAGAAGTTAATCAGTTTCCCAGAGATCTCGATGTTTCACCTCGGCAGATATTGCAACCTAGTCAGCAATCGACTAGCCTTGGCGTTATTGGCCGAAGAAGCGTTCCGGACCTTGGCACGATTGGCGATAACGTTAGTGCATCAGTGAGAAATTCTGGTGCAACTCATGATCTGATTCATAACTACCAAATGCTTCAAGCTGCATATTACAAACTTCCGCAACCAAGAGACTCCGAGCGTTTAAAGAACTATGCTCCG AGGAACCCTGCAGTTACGCCCACTAGCTTCCCTCAGGCTCAGGCCCCAATTGTTGCTAATCCTGCCTTTTGGGAACGATTCAGCATTGATTCGTTAAACCCGGATTTACTGTTCTTTGCATTTTACTATCAGCAG AATACTTATCAGCAATATTTAGCTGCTCGAGAGCTGAAGAGGCAGTCGTGGAGATACCACAAGAAATTCAACACATGGTTTCAACGGCATGAAGAACCTGAAGTCACGACCGATGAATATGAGCGGGGATCGTATATGATTTTTGATATTCATGCTGGCTG GTGCCAAAAGATCACAAACGATTTCACATTTGAGTACAATTTCCTGGAGGATGAACTTGCAGTATAA
- the LOC109715471 gene encoding general negative regulator of transcription subunit 3-like isoform X4: protein MERFKICEKETKTKAFSKEGLGQQPKTDPKEKAKSETRDWLNNVVGDLESQIDYFEAEVEGFSVKKGKSRPPRLTHLEASIARHKAHILKLEMILRLLDNDELTPDEVNDVKEFLEDYVERNQVDFDQFNDVDELYSSLPLEKVEALEDLVSLGPSSLVKVALSSTASQSTTQDQSEEASSQDTNADPVPRTPPSKSGALGSSVSVTSPRIGSGTIAGPNASVTANASPRSSVGSSAVAAVGSSSVSSSSSSVRDVDNMAPSHRPSPAIRETRKGSGVTQEISSQTSLSASVSLGAASGPSGNGALGSVPLTANLPKRNVLGADERMRSSDVPQMSGSALSDRVLLQHASRSNDGTCSSNSNSLGDGGVIGGRVSSPSVGSGVHWGPQSAPSLQNQNETGQFRGRPEIAPDQREKFLQRLQQVQLPSQNSLPSMSQFSSVTQKQLPMQQQNSLLQQISSISPQPTPVLQEIFHHTSLSTGPKVGDAGRTKIQEQQQHSLSDDLNAEPATHSGLNRTTTEDELKASSLSTGSSSMAEVNQFPRDLDVSPRQILQPSQQSTSLGVIGRRSVPDLGTIGDNVSASVRNSGATHDLIHNYQMLQAAYYKLPQPRDSERLKNYAPRNPAVTPTSFPQAQAPIVANPAFWERFSIDSLNPDLLFFAFYYQQNTYQQYLAARELKRQSWRYHKKFNTWFQRHEEPEVTTDEYERGSYMIFDIHAGWCQKITNDFTFEYNFLEDELAV, encoded by the exons ATGGAAAGGTTTAAGATCTGCGAAAAGGAGACTAAAACAAAGGCATTTTCAAAAGAAGGATTAGGCCAACAACCCAAGACT GATCCAAAAGAGAAGGCGAAGTCAGAGACAAGGGATTGGTTGAACAATGTG GTTGGAGATTTGGAAAGTCAAATTGATTATTTTGAAGCTGAAGTTGAAGGGTTTTCTGTTAAAAAGGGAAAATCAAGGCCACCTCGACTG ACACATTTGGAAGCATCCATTGCTAGGCATAAGGCTCATATATTGAAGTTGGAGATGATTTTGAGACTCTTGGATAACGACGAGTTGACTCCTGATGAGGTCAATGATGTTAAAGAATTCCTAGAGGATTATGTTGAACGTAATCAG GTGGATTTTGATCAATTCAATGACGTCGATGAGTTGTATAGTTCATTACCATTGGAAAAGGTTGAAGCACTCGAAGACCTGGTTTCACTTGGTCCTTCCAGTCTTGTAAAG GTTGCTTTGTCATCAACCGCTTCACAAAGTACCACACAGGACCAAAGTGAGGAAGCATCTTCTCAGGACACCAATGCTGATCCAGTACCAAGAACACCACCCTCGAAAAGTGGCGCCCTGGGATCTTCGGTTTCTGTCACTTCTCCTAGAATTGGCTCGGGGACAATTGCCGGTCCTAATGCTTCTGTTACTGCCAATGCTTCTCCACGTTCATCTGTTGGTAGTTCAGCAGTAGCTGCTGTTGGATCTTCATCTGTCAGTAGTTCATCGAGTTCAGTGAGGGATGTTGATAATATGGCTCCTAGCCATCGCCCATCTCCTGCTATACGTGAAACTAGAAAGGGAAGTGGTGTTACTCAGGAGATATCTAGTCAAACATCCCTAAGTGCTTCTGTTAGTTTAGGTGCAGCAAGTGGACCCTCAGGAAATGGAGCACTTGGATCAGTTCCTCTAACTGCCAACTTGCCGAAAAGAAATGTTCTAGGTGCTGATGAGAGAATGAGGAGCAGTGATGTTCCTCAGATGTCAGGTTCAGCTCTAAGCGACAGAGTTCTATTGCAGCACGCCTCAAGATCTAATGACGGGACCTGTTCAAGCAATTCCAATAGCCTAGGTGATGGTGGCGTTATTGGAGGGAGAGTCTCGTCACCTTCGGTTGGTAGCGGAGTTCATTGGGGACCTCAATCTGCACCTTCTTTACAGAACCAAAATGAAACA GGTCAATTTCGTGGAAGGCCTGAGATTGCTCCTGACCAAAGGGAGAAGTTTTTGCAACGGCTACAGCAAGTACAGCTGCCAAGTCAAAATAGTCTTCCAAGCATGTCTCAGTTTTCTAGTGTGACTCAAAAGCAGTTGCCCATGCAGCAGCAAAACTCACTCTTACAACAG ATATCATCTATCTCGCCTCAACCAACACCAGTTCTTCAAGAGATCTTCCATCATACTTCACTTTCAACCGGACCAAAAGTTGGAG ATGCTGGGCGTACAAAAATACAAGAGCAACAGCAACACAGTTTGAGTGATGATCTGAATGCAGAACCTGCTACCCATTCTGGACTGAATAGGACAACCACCGAAGATGAACTCAAGGCATCATCCTTG AGTACAGGGTCTTCATCTATGGCAGAAGTTAATCAGTTTCCCAGAGATCTCGATGTTTCACCTCGGCAGATATTGCAACCTAGTCAGCAATCGACTAGCCTTGGCGTTATTGGCCGAAGAAGCGTTCCGGACCTTGGCACGATTGGCGATAACGTTAGTGCATCAGTGAGAAATTCTGGTGCAACTCATGATCTGATTCATAACTACCAAATGCTTCAAGCTGCATATTACAAACTTCCGCAACCAAGAGACTCCGAGCGTTTAAAGAACTATGCTCCG AGGAACCCTGCAGTTACGCCCACTAGCTTCCCTCAGGCTCAGGCCCCAATTGTTGCTAATCCTGCCTTTTGGGAACGATTCAGCATTGATTCGTTAAACCCGGATTTACTGTTCTTTGCATTTTACTATCAGCAG AATACTTATCAGCAATATTTAGCTGCTCGAGAGCTGAAGAGGCAGTCGTGGAGATACCACAAGAAATTCAACACATGGTTTCAACGGCATGAAGAACCTGAAGTCACGACCGATGAATATGAGCGGGGATCGTATATGATTTTTGATATTCATGCTGGCTG GTGCCAAAAGATCACAAACGATTTCACATTTGAGTACAATTTCCTGGAGGATGAACTTGCAGTATAA
- the LOC109715471 gene encoding CCR4-NOT transcription complex subunit 3-like isoform X2 has product MGASRKLQGEIDRVLKKVQEGVEVFDSIWNKVYDTDNANQKEKFEADLKKEIKKLQRYRDQIKTWIQSSEIKDKKDLIDARKIIEREMERFKICEKETKTKAFSKEGLGQQPKTDPKEKAKSETRDWLNNVVGDLESQIDYFEAEVEGFSVKKGKSRPPRLTHLEASIARHKAHILKLEMILRLLDNDELTPDEVNDVKEFLEDYVERNQVDFDQFNDVDELYSSLPLEKVEALEDLVSLGPSSLVKVALSSTASQSTTQDQSEEASSQDTNADPVPRTPPSKSGALGSSVSVTSPRIGSGTIAGPNASVTANASPRSSVGSSAVAAVGSSSVSSSSSSVRDVDNMAPSHRPSPAIRETRKGSGVTQEISSQTSLSASVSLGAASGPSGNGALGSVPLTANLPKRNVLGADERMRSSDVPQMSGSALSDRVLLQHASRSNDGTCSSNSNSLGDGGVIGGRVSSPSVGSGVHWGPQSAPSLQNQNETGQFRGRPEIAPDQREKFLQRLQQVQLPSQNSLPSMSQFSSVTQKQLPMQQQNSLLQQISSISPQPTPVLQEIFHHTSLSTGPKVGDAGRTKIQEQQQHSLSDDLNAEPATHSGLNRTTTEDELKASSLSTGSSSMAEVNQFPRDLDVSPRQILQPSQQSTSLGVIGRRSVPDLGTIGDNVSASVRNSGATHDLIHNYQMLQAAYYKLPQPRDSERLKNYAPRNPAVTPTSFPQAQAPIVANPAFWERFSIDSLNPDLLFFAFYYQQNTYQQYLAARELKRQSWRYHKKFNTWFQRHEEPEVTTDEYERGSYMIFDIHAGWCQKITNDFTFEYNFLEDELAV; this is encoded by the exons ATGGGAGCGAGTCGTAAGCTTCAGGGCGAGATCGATCGGGTCCTGAAGAAGGTCCAGGAGGGTGTCGAGGTCTTCGATAGCATCTGGAACAAG GTTTATGATACGGATAATGCGAATCAGAAGGAGAAATTTGAGGCGGATctgaagaaggagatcaagaagcTGCAGCGGTACCGTGATCAAATCAAGACGTGGATACAGTCGAGCGAAATAAAGGATAAAAAG GACCTCATAGATGCTCGCAAGATTATTGAGCGTGAAATGGAAAGGTTTAAGATCTGCGAAAAGGAGACTAAAACAAAGGCATTTTCAAAAGAAGGATTAGGCCAACAACCCAAGACT GATCCAAAAGAGAAGGCGAAGTCAGAGACAAGGGATTGGTTGAACAATGTG GTTGGAGATTTGGAAAGTCAAATTGATTATTTTGAAGCTGAAGTTGAAGGGTTTTCTGTTAAAAAGGGAAAATCAAGGCCACCTCGACTG ACACATTTGGAAGCATCCATTGCTAGGCATAAGGCTCATATATTGAAGTTGGAGATGATTTTGAGACTCTTGGATAACGACGAGTTGACTCCTGATGAGGTCAATGATGTTAAAGAATTCCTAGAGGATTATGTTGAACGTAATCAG GTGGATTTTGATCAATTCAATGACGTCGATGAGTTGTATAGTTCATTACCATTGGAAAAGGTTGAAGCACTCGAAGACCTGGTTTCACTTGGTCCTTCCAGTCTTGTAAAG GTTGCTTTGTCATCAACCGCTTCACAAAGTACCACACAGGACCAAAGTGAGGAAGCATCTTCTCAGGACACCAATGCTGATCCAGTACCAAGAACACCACCCTCGAAAAGTGGCGCCCTGGGATCTTCGGTTTCTGTCACTTCTCCTAGAATTGGCTCGGGGACAATTGCCGGTCCTAATGCTTCTGTTACTGCCAATGCTTCTCCACGTTCATCTGTTGGTAGTTCAGCAGTAGCTGCTGTTGGATCTTCATCTGTCAGTAGTTCATCGAGTTCAGTGAGGGATGTTGATAATATGGCTCCTAGCCATCGCCCATCTCCTGCTATACGTGAAACTAGAAAGGGAAGTGGTGTTACTCAGGAGATATCTAGTCAAACATCCCTAAGTGCTTCTGTTAGTTTAGGTGCAGCAAGTGGACCCTCAGGAAATGGAGCACTTGGATCAGTTCCTCTAACTGCCAACTTGCCGAAAAGAAATGTTCTAGGTGCTGATGAGAGAATGAGGAGCAGTGATGTTCCTCAGATGTCAGGTTCAGCTCTAAGCGACAGAGTTCTATTGCAGCACGCCTCAAGATCTAATGACGGGACCTGTTCAAGCAATTCCAATAGCCTAGGTGATGGTGGCGTTATTGGAGGGAGAGTCTCGTCACCTTCGGTTGGTAGCGGAGTTCATTGGGGACCTCAATCTGCACCTTCTTTACAGAACCAAAATGAAACA GGTCAATTTCGTGGAAGGCCTGAGATTGCTCCTGACCAAAGGGAGAAGTTTTTGCAACGGCTACAGCAAGTACAGCTGCCAAGTCAAAATAGTCTTCCAAGCATGTCTCAGTTTTCTAGTGTGACTCAAAAGCAGTTGCCCATGCAGCAGCAAAACTCACTCTTACAACAG ATATCATCTATCTCGCCTCAACCAACACCAGTTCTTCAAGAGATCTTCCATCATACTTCACTTTCAACCGGACCAAAAGTTGGAG ATGCTGGGCGTACAAAAATACAAGAGCAACAGCAACACAGTTTGAGTGATGATCTGAATGCAGAACCTGCTACCCATTCTGGACTGAATAGGACAACCACCGAAGATGAACTCAAGGCATCATCCTTG AGTACAGGGTCTTCATCTATGGCAGAAGTTAATCAGTTTCCCAGAGATCTCGATGTTTCACCTCGGCAGATATTGCAACCTAGTCAGCAATCGACTAGCCTTGGCGTTATTGGCCGAAGAAGCGTTCCGGACCTTGGCACGATTGGCGATAACGTTAGTGCATCAGTGAGAAATTCTGGTGCAACTCATGATCTGATTCATAACTACCAAATGCTTCAAGCTGCATATTACAAACTTCCGCAACCAAGAGACTCCGAGCGTTTAAAGAACTATGCTCCG AGGAACCCTGCAGTTACGCCCACTAGCTTCCCTCAGGCTCAGGCCCCAATTGTTGCTAATCCTGCCTTTTGGGAACGATTCAGCATTGATTCGTTAAACCCGGATTTACTGTTCTTTGCATTTTACTATCAGCAG AATACTTATCAGCAATATTTAGCTGCTCGAGAGCTGAAGAGGCAGTCGTGGAGATACCACAAGAAATTCAACACATGGTTTCAACGGCATGAAGAACCTGAAGTCACGACCGATGAATATGAGCGGGGATCGTATATGATTTTTGATATTCATGCTGGCTG GTGCCAAAAGATCACAAACGATTTCACATTTGAGTACAATTTCCTGGAGGATGAACTTGCAGTATAA
- the LOC109715471 gene encoding CCR4-NOT transcription complex subunit 3-like isoform X1, producing MGASRKLQGEIDRVLKKVQEGVEVFDSIWNKVYDTDNANQKEKFEADLKKEIKKLQRYRDQIKTWIQSSEIKDKKVSASYEQDLIDARKIIEREMERFKICEKETKTKAFSKEGLGQQPKTDPKEKAKSETRDWLNNVVGDLESQIDYFEAEVEGFSVKKGKSRPPRLTHLEASIARHKAHILKLEMILRLLDNDELTPDEVNDVKEFLEDYVERNQVDFDQFNDVDELYSSLPLEKVEALEDLVSLGPSSLVKVALSSTASQSTTQDQSEEASSQDTNADPVPRTPPSKSGALGSSVSVTSPRIGSGTIAGPNASVTANASPRSSVGSSAVAAVGSSSVSSSSSSVRDVDNMAPSHRPSPAIRETRKGSGVTQEISSQTSLSASVSLGAASGPSGNGALGSVPLTANLPKRNVLGADERMRSSDVPQMSGSALSDRVLLQHASRSNDGTCSSNSNSLGDGGVIGGRVSSPSVGSGVHWGPQSAPSLQNQNETGQFRGRPEIAPDQREKFLQRLQQVQLPSQNSLPSMSQFSSVTQKQLPMQQQNSLLQQISSISPQPTPVLQEIFHHTSLSTGPKVGDAGRTKIQEQQQHSLSDDLNAEPATHSGLNRTTTEDELKASSLSTGSSSMAEVNQFPRDLDVSPRQILQPSQQSTSLGVIGRRSVPDLGTIGDNVSASVRNSGATHDLIHNYQMLQAAYYKLPQPRDSERLKNYAPRNPAVTPTSFPQAQAPIVANPAFWERFSIDSLNPDLLFFAFYYQQNTYQQYLAARELKRQSWRYHKKFNTWFQRHEEPEVTTDEYERGSYMIFDIHAGWCQKITNDFTFEYNFLEDELAV from the exons ATGGGAGCGAGTCGTAAGCTTCAGGGCGAGATCGATCGGGTCCTGAAGAAGGTCCAGGAGGGTGTCGAGGTCTTCGATAGCATCTGGAACAAG GTTTATGATACGGATAATGCGAATCAGAAGGAGAAATTTGAGGCGGATctgaagaaggagatcaagaagcTGCAGCGGTACCGTGATCAAATCAAGACGTGGATACAGTCGAGCGAAATAAAGGATAAAAAG GTCAGTGCCTCTTATGAGCAGGACCTCATAGATGCTCGCAAGATTATTGAGCGTGAAATGGAAAGGTTTAAGATCTGCGAAAAGGAGACTAAAACAAAGGCATTTTCAAAAGAAGGATTAGGCCAACAACCCAAGACT GATCCAAAAGAGAAGGCGAAGTCAGAGACAAGGGATTGGTTGAACAATGTG GTTGGAGATTTGGAAAGTCAAATTGATTATTTTGAAGCTGAAGTTGAAGGGTTTTCTGTTAAAAAGGGAAAATCAAGGCCACCTCGACTG ACACATTTGGAAGCATCCATTGCTAGGCATAAGGCTCATATATTGAAGTTGGAGATGATTTTGAGACTCTTGGATAACGACGAGTTGACTCCTGATGAGGTCAATGATGTTAAAGAATTCCTAGAGGATTATGTTGAACGTAATCAG GTGGATTTTGATCAATTCAATGACGTCGATGAGTTGTATAGTTCATTACCATTGGAAAAGGTTGAAGCACTCGAAGACCTGGTTTCACTTGGTCCTTCCAGTCTTGTAAAG GTTGCTTTGTCATCAACCGCTTCACAAAGTACCACACAGGACCAAAGTGAGGAAGCATCTTCTCAGGACACCAATGCTGATCCAGTACCAAGAACACCACCCTCGAAAAGTGGCGCCCTGGGATCTTCGGTTTCTGTCACTTCTCCTAGAATTGGCTCGGGGACAATTGCCGGTCCTAATGCTTCTGTTACTGCCAATGCTTCTCCACGTTCATCTGTTGGTAGTTCAGCAGTAGCTGCTGTTGGATCTTCATCTGTCAGTAGTTCATCGAGTTCAGTGAGGGATGTTGATAATATGGCTCCTAGCCATCGCCCATCTCCTGCTATACGTGAAACTAGAAAGGGAAGTGGTGTTACTCAGGAGATATCTAGTCAAACATCCCTAAGTGCTTCTGTTAGTTTAGGTGCAGCAAGTGGACCCTCAGGAAATGGAGCACTTGGATCAGTTCCTCTAACTGCCAACTTGCCGAAAAGAAATGTTCTAGGTGCTGATGAGAGAATGAGGAGCAGTGATGTTCCTCAGATGTCAGGTTCAGCTCTAAGCGACAGAGTTCTATTGCAGCACGCCTCAAGATCTAATGACGGGACCTGTTCAAGCAATTCCAATAGCCTAGGTGATGGTGGCGTTATTGGAGGGAGAGTCTCGTCACCTTCGGTTGGTAGCGGAGTTCATTGGGGACCTCAATCTGCACCTTCTTTACAGAACCAAAATGAAACA GGTCAATTTCGTGGAAGGCCTGAGATTGCTCCTGACCAAAGGGAGAAGTTTTTGCAACGGCTACAGCAAGTACAGCTGCCAAGTCAAAATAGTCTTCCAAGCATGTCTCAGTTTTCTAGTGTGACTCAAAAGCAGTTGCCCATGCAGCAGCAAAACTCACTCTTACAACAG ATATCATCTATCTCGCCTCAACCAACACCAGTTCTTCAAGAGATCTTCCATCATACTTCACTTTCAACCGGACCAAAAGTTGGAG ATGCTGGGCGTACAAAAATACAAGAGCAACAGCAACACAGTTTGAGTGATGATCTGAATGCAGAACCTGCTACCCATTCTGGACTGAATAGGACAACCACCGAAGATGAACTCAAGGCATCATCCTTG AGTACAGGGTCTTCATCTATGGCAGAAGTTAATCAGTTTCCCAGAGATCTCGATGTTTCACCTCGGCAGATATTGCAACCTAGTCAGCAATCGACTAGCCTTGGCGTTATTGGCCGAAGAAGCGTTCCGGACCTTGGCACGATTGGCGATAACGTTAGTGCATCAGTGAGAAATTCTGGTGCAACTCATGATCTGATTCATAACTACCAAATGCTTCAAGCTGCATATTACAAACTTCCGCAACCAAGAGACTCCGAGCGTTTAAAGAACTATGCTCCG AGGAACCCTGCAGTTACGCCCACTAGCTTCCCTCAGGCTCAGGCCCCAATTGTTGCTAATCCTGCCTTTTGGGAACGATTCAGCATTGATTCGTTAAACCCGGATTTACTGTTCTTTGCATTTTACTATCAGCAG AATACTTATCAGCAATATTTAGCTGCTCGAGAGCTGAAGAGGCAGTCGTGGAGATACCACAAGAAATTCAACACATGGTTTCAACGGCATGAAGAACCTGAAGTCACGACCGATGAATATGAGCGGGGATCGTATATGATTTTTGATATTCATGCTGGCTG GTGCCAAAAGATCACAAACGATTTCACATTTGAGTACAATTTCCTGGAGGATGAACTTGCAGTATAA